In Terriglobia bacterium, the genomic window GTGACCTGGCTGAAGCCGTCCGGCTCGCCCGAGCGTCCGATGATCGACTGCAACTCGCCCAAACGCTCACGGCCCTGGGCCAGATTGAGCGCGACCTGCATCTGGCAGATGAAGCCCTACGGCACTATGAAGAAGCAGCGGCCATCTATCGCACGGCAGAGGTTCCACTGAAAGTCGCTCACACCATCCGCCACATTGGAGATATTCATCAGGACGAAGGACGCCTGGGAGAGGCTGAGCCCTTCTATCGCGAAGCGCTGGCAATCTATCGGGTCCACAAAGAGACTCCGCTTCTGGATTTGGCGAATGCCATTCGTCCGCTGGCGCTGCTTACAACCAAGACCAGCCGTCCCCAGGAAGCGAAGATGCTGTGGGAAGAGACGCGCAAGCTTTACGCGGCAGTGAATGTGGACGCAGGCGTGGCGGAAAGCACCCGGCAGATTGGCCTGCTGGAAAAACGATAAAAGACCGCCCAGCCGCTAAGGCTCAGGCATGCGTCCCGGCCTCTTTCCCTTTTCCAGCATCTATTTAACAGGAGCAACGCTGCAGGTCAGCGTGGAGGCCACATGAACAACGAGGCAATGAAGGAAGTGCTGAACGAACTGTTTTCTCACCTGGAAAGACTAGAAGCCCAAAATGAGGCCATCCTGCAATTCCTGAAAGAGAAGAAACGCGTTACTGACAAGCAGCTTGCTCCTTATCTGGAACAGGCGGGCAATGCCAGCAGCGTGAAGTGGCGCGCCGCGCGGGTAAGGATCGATCATCTTTTGGAACCGGAGCATCCGGAAAAAGAAATGAAGCTGGGCAAAAAGCCCGAGCTGCATGAAGATTCGTCGCGCGCAGACTCGTCTGATGCAGACTCAATCGCAGCGTTAGCCGGGGACAAGCGCACAGAGTCGAGCGGCAAAGACGGTAAAAGCGCAGAGCCAGGCGATACAGGTTTGCAAGATAAAGAAAAGCCCGCGGCCGCCGAGGTGCCGCAAGCGCGTCCTGCAAACGGCAAAGCAGATAAGCCTGAAGAGAAATCAGAATCGGAACAGAAAATGGGTGAGCAGGATCAGCATGAACAAAAATCTGATTCAGTCCGCCATCCTACCGAAGTGACGGAACCATTGCCCCAGAAGGAAAGCGCCGAGCCGGCAGCGCAGTTAAGGTCAGACAAGACAAAGAGGCGGCGTAGGCACTCGTTGGGGTTTTCCAATACAAGCGCCCTCGCATTTGGCGAGGGCGCTTTTCATTGTGAGGCTTTGCGTTACTCCTTCATGTTGCACAAGCCGGCACGGCGAACGCGGTCGTGCTTGCTACGCGATTCTACGTCTCCGCATTCCGGTTTAGGTTGTGTGGGGTTCACGCTGGAAGTGGCGGGACGATGATCCATGCCGTCATCGAGCGCAGGTGTGGCGAGGAAGCTATGTATGTTGCCATCAGGAGTTAAGTACGAGCCCACGATCATGCCTAAATCGT contains:
- a CDS encoding tetratricopeptide repeat protein; the encoded protein is MVMQDEIENLLTQSRHARFKTPDDAKRDLAEAVRLARASDDRLQLAQTLTALGQIERDLHLADEALRHYEEAAAIYRTAEVPLKVAHTIRHIGDIHQDEGRLGEAEPFYREALAIYRVHKETPLLDLANAIRPLALLTTKTSRPQEAKMLWEETRKLYAAVNVDAGVAESTRQIGLLEKR